Below is a genomic region from Pedobacter cryoconitis.
TGAAAAAAAGTGCAATTATTGGCTTAATTACAATTGCTATCTGTGTGTGTTTCCTGGTCAGCTTAAATGCGGATACCAGTAACTATTCGACCTTTACAGAAGCTGCTAAAGACTCCAGAGAGTTTCACGTAATGGGCCATTGGGCAAAAGAAAAGGGAACTTATTATGATGCCTTAAAAGATGCCAACCATTTCTCTTTCTATATGAAAGATGAAAAAGGTGATATTGAGAAAGTTATTTATAGTGGGACTAAACCACAAGACTTTGAACGTTCTGAAAAACTTGTATTGATCGGTAAGATGAATAAAGGAACTTTCTACGCCTCAAAAATTTTAATGAAATGCCCCTCTAAATATAATAACGACCTAGTAG
It encodes:
- a CDS encoding cytochrome c maturation protein CcmE — translated: MKKSAIIGLITIAICVCFLVSLNADTSNYSTFTEAAKDSREFHVMGHWAKEKGTYYDALKDANHFSFYMKDEKGDIEKVIYSGTKPQDFERSEKLVLIGKMNKGTFYASKILMKCPSKYNNDLVEIKQDGQVKRYK